Proteins found in one Loxodonta africana isolate mLoxAfr1 chromosome 21, mLoxAfr1.hap2, whole genome shotgun sequence genomic segment:
- the RGS9BP gene encoding regulator of G-protein signaling 9-binding protein, giving the protein MAREECKALLDALNKATARYHHLMLTVGGSADSQNLREELRNTRQKAQELAGATRVRLTAVLRDRGLGAEGRAEFERLWVAFSGCLDLLEADMRRALALGAAFRLHAPRWPLVRTGVAPRALSTRSLRQQADRDFEVADLRELEREILQVGQMIHDMEMKVNVPLWTVQARQAAGAELLASTGASLAGGVSVDENSGPCDPSKALAATVFSAVLLAVVALVVCVAKLS; this is encoded by the coding sequence ATGGCGAGGGAGGAGTGCAAGGCGCTGCTGGACGCGCTCAACAAGGCGACCGCCCGTTACCACCACCTGATGCTGACTGTCGGCGGCTCCGCGGACTCGCAGAACCTGCGTGAGGAGCTGCGAAATACGCGCCAGAAGGCTCAGGAGCTGGCGGGGGCCACCCGCGTCCGGCTGACGGCCGTGCTGCGCGACCGGGGCCTGGGCGCCGAGGGGCGCGCCGAGTTCGAGCGCCTTTGGGTGGCCTTCTCCGGCTGCCTGGACTTGCTGGAGGCAGACATGCGGAGAGCGCTGGCGCTGGGTGCCGCGTTCAGGCTGCACGCGCCGCGGTGGCCGCTCGTGCGCACGGGCGTGGCGCCGCGCGCCTTAAGCACCCGCAGCCTAAGGCAACAGGCCGACCGCGACTTCGAAGTGGCGGACCTGCGCGAGCTGGAACGCGAGATCCTGCAGGTGGGCCAGATGATCCACGACATGGAAATGAAGGTCAACGTTCCGCTCTGGACCGTGCAGGCCCGGCAGGCAGCGGGCGCGGAGCTCCTGGCCAGCACCGGCGCCTCCTTGGCCGGCGGCGTGTCGGTAGACGAGAACTCGGGACCCTGCGATCCGAGCAAAGCCCTGGCCGCCACCGTTTTCAGCGCTGTGCTGCTGGCGGTTGTGGCCTTGGTCGTGTGCGTGGCAAAGCTGAGCTGA